In one Corallococcus sp. EGB genomic region, the following are encoded:
- a CDS encoding TMEM175 family protein produces the protein MDRHRLEAFSDGVIAIIITIMVLELKVPHGSELADLRPLIPVFLSYVLSFIYIGIYWNNHHHLLHTTTHVTGGLLWANLHLLFWLSLIPFATGWMGENHFSSVPLALYGFVLLMCAFAWWVLQTLMVVTHGRKSPLALAVGRDLKGKISPILYLVGIISAFLNGYVSEAIYVLAALMWLVPDRRFERATHEG, from the coding sequence ATGGACAGGCACCGGCTGGAAGCGTTCAGCGACGGCGTCATCGCCATCATCATCACCATCATGGTGCTGGAGCTCAAGGTGCCGCACGGCAGCGAGCTGGCCGACCTGCGGCCACTGATTCCCGTCTTCCTCAGCTACGTGCTCAGCTTCATCTACATCGGCATCTACTGGAACAACCACCATCACCTCTTGCACACCACCACCCATGTCACCGGCGGCCTGCTGTGGGCGAACCTGCACTTGTTGTTCTGGCTGTCGCTGATCCCCTTCGCCACCGGCTGGATGGGCGAAAACCATTTCTCGTCCGTGCCGCTGGCGCTCTACGGCTTCGTGCTCCTGATGTGTGCCTTCGCCTGGTGGGTGCTGCAAACCCTCATGGTGGTGACCCACGGCCGGAAGTCGCCACTGGCGCTGGCGGTCGGGCGCGATCTCAAGGGCAAGATCTCACCCATCCTCTATCTGGTCGGCATCATCAGCGCCTTTCTCAACGGGTATGTATCCGAGGCGATCTACGTGCTGGCCGCGCTGATGTGGCTGGTGCCGGATCGCCGCTTTGAGAGAGCGACGCATGAGGGTTAG